A single region of the Halobacterium wangiae genome encodes:
- a CDS encoding M42 family metallopeptidase produces the protein MAVDLDLLRELTETDGAPGHEERVRDVVRSHLPDRVDNVDTDAMGNMVATVEGDANPDVEVLVAAHMDEIGFIVRHVREDGFVQVDSLGGWDPRVLRAERATVHGEDGDLAGVIGAPPPHTDENPHMRDTDAVKDVFIDLGLSGEAASERVHVGDRVTLTQRLEPVGSLVTGKALDNRVSVYAMLKAMERVDPDVTVHYVATTQEEVGLRGAEAVGFDVAPDLVLNLDTTAANDIPQFIYEEDYITEVGEGAAVKFKDGVVLPNPKVVDHLLDVAQRRGIPHQREVLTAGGTDTGPFQRTHGATPVGAISTPTRYLHSPTEAVHTDDVDAVVDLASAFLADLDGTETYTL, from the coding sequence ATGGCAGTCGACCTCGACCTGCTCCGAGAACTGACGGAGACGGACGGCGCACCCGGCCACGAGGAGCGAGTCCGCGACGTCGTCCGCAGCCACCTCCCGGACCGCGTCGACAACGTGGACACCGACGCGATGGGCAACATGGTCGCCACGGTGGAGGGCGACGCGAACCCGGACGTCGAGGTGCTCGTGGCCGCCCACATGGACGAGATCGGCTTCATCGTACGCCACGTCCGCGAGGACGGCTTCGTGCAGGTCGACTCCCTCGGCGGGTGGGACCCGCGCGTCCTCCGCGCGGAGCGCGCGACCGTCCACGGCGAGGACGGCGACCTCGCGGGCGTCATCGGGGCGCCACCGCCCCACACGGACGAGAATCCACACATGCGGGACACGGACGCCGTGAAGGACGTGTTCATCGACCTCGGCCTCTCCGGGGAGGCGGCCAGCGAGCGCGTGCACGTCGGCGACCGCGTGACACTCACCCAGCGCCTCGAACCCGTCGGCAGTCTCGTCACCGGGAAGGCCCTCGACAACCGCGTGAGCGTCTACGCGATGCTGAAGGCGATGGAACGGGTCGACCCCGACGTGACGGTCCACTACGTCGCGACGACCCAGGAGGAGGTCGGGTTGCGCGGCGCGGAGGCCGTCGGCTTCGACGTCGCCCCGGACCTGGTGTTGAACCTCGACACCACGGCCGCCAACGACATCCCGCAGTTCATCTACGAGGAGGACTACATCACCGAAGTCGGTGAGGGCGCCGCGGTCAAGTTCAAGGACGGCGTCGTCCTCCCCAACCCGAAGGTCGTCGACCACCTCCTCGACGTGGCACAGCGGCGGGGCATCCCCCACCAGCGCGAGGTGCTGACCGCAGGTGGCACGGACACGGGACCGTTCCAGCGGACCCACGGCGCGACACCCGTCGGCGCCATCTCCACGCCGACGCGGTACCTCCACTCGCCCACCGAGGCCGTCCACACCGACGACGTCGACGCGGTCGTCGACCTCGCGTCGGCGTTCCTGGCGGATCTCGACGGAACCGAGACGTACACGCTCTGA
- a CDS encoding DUF7315 family membrane protein: MGDDTRGRDVVVPERLYKSVTVFSTLFAIVSVVLGFVSLDVATNAGRASASEVSVPLAVVGVALIAAGGLVYAFASRFRADGMAKDKDSDDETSDNG; encoded by the coding sequence ATGGGAGACGACACGCGCGGCCGCGACGTTGTCGTGCCCGAACGGCTCTACAAGTCCGTGACGGTGTTCTCGACGCTGTTCGCCATCGTGAGCGTCGTCCTAGGGTTCGTCTCGCTGGACGTCGCGACCAACGCGGGGCGGGCGTCGGCGAGCGAAGTGAGCGTCCCGCTGGCAGTCGTAGGCGTCGCGCTCATCGCCGCGGGCGGACTGGTGTACGCGTTCGCGTCGCGGTTCCGCGCTGACGGAATGGCAAAGGATAAAGACAGCGACGACGAAACCTCCGACAATGGCTGA
- a CDS encoding plastocyanin/azurin family copper-binding protein: MKRRDFLKIATGSAGGVAAIGAAGARSSPTSVAMQEEGNNTTSGNGTADNGTAGNDTAGNGTESQEGGGGEPQTKEVAVGPNGQNVFEPAEVYVKPGDTVKWVWEGPGHNVHATDVPEEASWDVQTEIADPPFEYEHTFEGPTGEYNYVCDPHVNLGMEGVVIVNESGEAPGGGEEGETELHPEEMGVPFQAHFVGIATVLMMIVSLVYTFFVLKYGESQHASAPNKE, from the coding sequence ATGAAGAGGCGGGACTTTCTGAAGATCGCGACCGGTTCGGCCGGCGGTGTGGCGGCCATCGGAGCGGCCGGTGCGCGGTCGTCACCCACGTCGGTCGCCATGCAGGAGGAGGGGAACAACACCACCTCCGGCAACGGTACGGCCGACAACGGGACGGCCGGCAACGACACGGCCGGGAACGGGACGGAATCCCAGGAGGGCGGCGGCGGAGAACCCCAGACGAAGGAGGTCGCCGTCGGTCCCAACGGCCAGAACGTGTTCGAGCCCGCGGAGGTGTACGTCAAACCTGGCGACACCGTCAAGTGGGTCTGGGAGGGCCCCGGTCACAACGTCCACGCGACGGACGTGCCCGAGGAGGCCAGCTGGGACGTCCAGACGGAGATCGCCGACCCGCCGTTCGAGTACGAGCACACGTTCGAGGGTCCAACCGGCGAGTACAACTACGTCTGTGACCCCCACGTCAACCTCGGCATGGAGGGGGTCGTCATCGTCAACGAGTCCGGGGAGGCACCCGGCGGGGGCGAGGAAGGCGAGACGGAACTCCACCCCGAAGAAATGGGCGTTCCGTTCCAGGCGCACTTCGTCGGCATCGCCACCGTCCTGATGATGATCGTATCGCTCGTCTACACGTTCTTCGTCCTGAAGTACGGCGAATCACAGCACGCGAGCGCACCCAACAAGGAATAA
- a CDS encoding plastocyanin/azurin family copper-binding protein — translation MNSEADEGMSRRSFLRTGLGAAAAGAAVTGTAAAQEEGEGGGGTEVAVGPGGNNVFDPETAYVQPGGTVTWVWESGGHNVVPESQPDGSDWSGHEPIEDSGFEYEHTFETEGTYEYVCTPHASLGMEGVVEVTTDPPEETGYQSILPDSAKTLGVAAMGSLVSVLGMAYFFMKYGGDYGDNEQ, via the coding sequence ATGAACTCGGAAGCAGACGAGGGGATGTCTCGCCGCAGTTTCCTCCGAACTGGCCTCGGCGCAGCGGCCGCCGGAGCGGCAGTCACCGGGACTGCTGCCGCCCAGGAGGAGGGCGAGGGCGGCGGCGGGACGGAAGTCGCGGTCGGCCCGGGCGGCAACAACGTCTTCGACCCCGAGACGGCGTACGTCCAGCCCGGCGGCACCGTCACGTGGGTTTGGGAGTCGGGCGGTCACAACGTCGTCCCCGAGTCGCAGCCGGACGGCAGCGACTGGTCGGGACACGAACCCATCGAGGACTCCGGGTTCGAGTACGAGCACACGTTCGAGACGGAGGGGACCTACGAGTACGTCTGTACGCCCCACGCGAGCCTCGGCATGGAGGGTGTCGTCGAGGTCACCACCGACCCGCCGGAGGAGACTGGCTACCAGTCCATCCTCCCGGACAGCGCGAAGACCCTCGGCGTCGCCGCCATGGGGTCGCTCGTCTCCGTGCTCGGCATGGCGTACTTCTTCATGAAGTACGGCGGCGACTACGGCGACAACGAACAGTAG
- a CDS encoding type II toxin-antitoxin system RatA family toxin, translating into MDTLEVSTDVRVPPEEAYAFLLDFRGYAQYSEHIASVRQHGDGTPGTEYDIEFSWWRLSHTVQSRVTGVDEPHEIRWEVVDGLRANGRWEIEETAAGSRVTLVVTYDPDSASGVVDLPALVSLDWVVDRVVDVVEKEGERVVERVVADLEGEPRPVELVVETR; encoded by the coding sequence GTGGACACACTCGAGGTCAGCACCGACGTCCGGGTGCCCCCCGAGGAGGCGTACGCGTTCCTCCTCGACTTCCGGGGGTACGCCCAGTACTCCGAGCACATCGCGTCGGTCCGCCAGCACGGCGACGGCACGCCCGGGACCGAGTACGACATCGAGTTCTCGTGGTGGCGGCTCTCGCACACCGTGCAGTCGCGCGTCACGGGGGTCGACGAACCCCACGAGATACGCTGGGAGGTCGTCGACGGCCTCCGGGCGAACGGGCGGTGGGAGATCGAGGAGACGGCGGCCGGGTCGCGGGTAACGCTGGTCGTCACCTACGACCCGGACAGCGCCAGCGGCGTGGTCGACCTGCCGGCCCTCGTCTCGCTGGACTGGGTCGTCGACAGAGTCGTAGACGTCGTCGAGAAGGAGGGAGAGCGGGTCGTCGAACGCGTCGTCGCCGACCTCGAGGGCGAACCCCGTCCGGTCGAACTGGTCGTCGAGACGCGGTAG
- a CDS encoding cytochrome bc complex cytochrome b subunit, translating to MSEDTNDDAARTDGTGIVPPDDETPTWRERKERTVGLSRLTYEYFERSRREDQDLREESDYVERDVLAFPVWPHELIRNLALTSFFVGMIFFLSATLPPHLGAPANPSQTPPIILPDWYLYWSFGLLKLGPLNPDLAIIGGDKLLADRTYGVMANVVIVGFIAIVPFLNKGSARRPVEQPFWAAVGVMGIVFALFISALSIKNLIPMDPHLLFDMTFLIPPLAGGMAYAALKTMREGYMYDLNRRYYKLRPPK from the coding sequence ATGTCCGAAGACACCAACGACGACGCGGCTCGCACCGACGGCACGGGTATCGTCCCGCCGGACGACGAGACCCCGACGTGGCGCGAACGCAAGGAGCGCACCGTCGGGCTCTCCCGGCTGACCTACGAGTACTTCGAGCGCTCCCGACGCGAGGACCAGGACCTCCGCGAGGAGTCCGACTACGTCGAGCGCGACGTGCTCGCGTTCCCGGTGTGGCCCCACGAGCTCATCCGGAACCTCGCGCTCACGAGCTTCTTCGTCGGGATGATCTTCTTCCTCTCGGCGACGCTGCCACCCCACCTGGGCGCGCCCGCCAACCCGAGCCAGACGCCGCCAATCATCCTGCCGGACTGGTACCTCTACTGGTCGTTCGGCCTGCTCAAGCTCGGCCCGCTGAACCCCGACCTCGCCATCATCGGCGGCGACAAGCTGCTCGCCGACCGCACGTACGGCGTGATGGCGAACGTCGTCATCGTCGGCTTCATCGCCATCGTCCCGTTCCTCAACAAGGGGAGCGCACGGCGGCCCGTCGAGCAGCCGTTCTGGGCGGCCGTCGGCGTGATGGGAATCGTGTTCGCGTTGTTCATCAGCGCGCTGTCGATCAAGAACCTCATCCCGATGGACCCCCACCTGCTGTTCGACATGACGTTCCTCATCCCACCGCTCGCGGGCGGGATGGCGTACGCCGCCCTGAAGACGATGCGGGAGGGGTACATGTACGACCTCAACCGCCGGTACTACAAGCTCCGTCCGCCGAAGTAA
- a CDS encoding ATP-NAD kinase, with product MTRVGLLGPDAASAAERIRDAGGDAVVGPDADDASVDVLVALDEDALLDALAAARDVPVLPVDTGREYGGVPAPGRTRALDALAAGDFDVETRQTLSVTVGDTTLRALADVTLVTTEAAQISEFAIRADGRDVDTVRADGVVAATPAGSHGYAADAGGPLLASDADVVAVVPIAPFRISRDRWVLAPPTSFTVVRDGPAVDLYVDGRELGPVAAHDDVELDWGEPFPVATVAGSRPEPTFD from the coding sequence ATGACCCGCGTCGGCCTGCTCGGCCCCGACGCCGCCTCGGCCGCCGAACGCATCCGCGACGCGGGCGGCGACGCAGTGGTCGGTCCCGACGCCGACGACGCGAGCGTGGACGTCCTCGTCGCACTCGACGAGGACGCTCTACTCGACGCGCTCGCCGCCGCCCGCGACGTCCCAGTGTTGCCGGTCGACACGGGCCGGGAGTACGGCGGCGTCCCGGCGCCGGGACGGACGCGTGCGCTCGACGCGCTCGCCGCGGGCGACTTCGACGTAGAGACGCGCCAGACCCTCTCGGTCACCGTGGGCGACACCACGCTGCGCGCGCTCGCGGACGTCACGCTCGTGACCACTGAGGCCGCCCAGATATCGGAGTTCGCCATCCGCGCGGACGGTCGCGACGTGGACACCGTGCGCGCGGACGGCGTCGTCGCCGCCACCCCCGCCGGAAGCCACGGCTACGCTGCCGACGCGGGCGGCCCGCTGCTCGCCAGTGACGCGGACGTCGTCGCCGTCGTCCCCATCGCCCCGTTCCGCATCTCGCGGGACCGCTGGGTGCTCGCCCCGCCGACGTCGTTCACGGTGGTGCGCGACGGGCCGGCGGTCGACCTGTACGTCGACGGTCGCGAACTGGGCCCCGTCGCGGCCCACGACGACGTGGAACTCGACTGGGGGGAGCCGTTCCCGGTCGCCACGGTGGCCGGATCCCGCCCGGAACCGACGTTCGACTGA
- a CDS encoding M28 family peptidase translates to MTEWIGDTFTSDTGWNHLETLVDVRDRMAGSPGEREAAEVTREALDDYCEDSWLDEFDVQGWTRGDSAVGTPHGEADCIALPRSPSGDATGELVDLGYGLPSDFEETDVAGKVVLVSSDVPDWYDRYLHRREKYYHAVEAGAAAFVYANHVEGCLPPTGSVGTPENPLGEIPAVGVSSEVGARLARRSDGESVTVSVTADVHDATSQNVHAVLGPDTDEELLVTSHVDAHDIAEGAMDNGAGTAMVVEVARALADREADLDTRVHFVCFGAEEVGLVGSAYDAEQRTREDVRAVLNFDGVARGRTLKFYAHGFDALADAAHGVADRFGHPVSVTPKLGPHSDHWEYVKYGVPGYHVASETGGSGRGWGHTFADTLDKLAVRDFREQAILLTALAVELADDGFTVAHASEADIAAALEDEDLAEGMKVTGDWPY, encoded by the coding sequence ATGACCGAGTGGATCGGCGACACGTTCACGAGCGACACGGGCTGGAACCACCTGGAGACCCTCGTGGACGTCCGCGACCGCATGGCTGGCTCGCCCGGCGAACGCGAGGCCGCCGAGGTGACTCGCGAGGCTCTCGACGACTACTGCGAGGACAGCTGGCTCGACGAGTTCGACGTCCAGGGCTGGACGCGGGGCGACAGCGCCGTCGGGACGCCCCACGGCGAGGCGGACTGCATCGCGCTCCCGCGGAGCCCCAGCGGAGACGCGACGGGGGAACTCGTCGACCTCGGCTACGGGCTCCCCTCGGACTTCGAGGAGACCGACGTCGCGGGGAAGGTCGTGCTCGTCTCCTCGGACGTCCCCGACTGGTACGACCGCTACCTCCACCGCCGCGAGAAGTACTACCACGCCGTCGAGGCCGGCGCAGCGGCCTTCGTCTACGCGAACCACGTCGAGGGCTGTCTGCCGCCCACGGGGAGCGTCGGCACGCCCGAGAACCCGCTCGGCGAGATCCCCGCGGTCGGCGTCTCCAGCGAGGTCGGCGCACGACTCGCCCGCCGCTCCGACGGCGAGTCGGTCACCGTCTCCGTCACCGCCGACGTCCACGACGCCACCAGCCAGAACGTCCACGCCGTCCTCGGCCCCGACACCGACGAGGAACTGCTGGTCACCAGCCACGTCGACGCCCACGACATCGCGGAGGGCGCGATGGACAACGGGGCGGGCACCGCGATGGTCGTCGAGGTCGCTCGCGCGCTCGCCGACCGCGAGGCCGACCTCGACACGCGCGTCCACTTCGTCTGCTTCGGCGCGGAGGAGGTCGGCCTCGTGGGGTCCGCCTACGACGCCGAGCAACGGACCCGCGAGGACGTCCGCGCGGTGCTGAACTTCGACGGCGTCGCCCGCGGACGCACGCTGAAGTTCTACGCCCACGGCTTCGACGCACTCGCCGACGCCGCCCACGGGGTCGCCGACCGCTTCGGCCACCCCGTCTCCGTCACCCCGAAACTCGGCCCGCACTCCGACCACTGGGAGTACGTCAAGTACGGCGTCCCAGGTTACCACGTCGCCAGCGAGACCGGCGGGTCGGGACGTGGCTGGGGCCACACGTTCGCGGACACGCTCGACAAACTCGCGGTCCGGGACTTCCGCGAGCAGGCCATCCTGCTGACCGCACTCGCCGTCGAACTCGCCGACGACGGCTTCACCGTCGCCCACGCCAGCGAGGCGGACATCGCCGCCGCCCTCGAGGACGAGGACCTCGCGGAGGGCATGAAGGTCACCGGTGACTGGCCGTACTGA
- a CDS encoding DUF7314 family protein: protein MADEFAKGLGLLTGAGLIWMVLAGWYRTPSFEGAQLTGSIPDGLTMYDQLGVVLLEAMFWLAIFGAVLFWVGVPIGRELYARANGE from the coding sequence ATGGCTGACGAGTTCGCAAAGGGCCTCGGCCTGCTGACGGGCGCGGGCCTCATCTGGATGGTGCTCGCAGGCTGGTATCGGACGCCGAGTTTCGAGGGCGCACAGCTCACCGGCAGCATCCCCGACGGGCTGACGATGTACGACCAGCTCGGCGTCGTGCTGCTCGAGGCGATGTTCTGGCTGGCGATCTTCGGGGCGGTGCTGTTCTGGGTCGGCGTCCCGATCGGTCGCGAGCTGTACGCGCGAGCGAACGGCGAGTAA
- a CDS encoding DUF7313 family protein, with amino-acid sequence MADPSVTLFGPLDTLLAPYIEWALLAMILLNFLSRRVAHSAHRRRADDGADAISWHPFHAFTSWGLVLLSFYFLTLHAHAGMVLSALVLGTFVADFFEVEARKVEVREGLDLEMPKGATVAATLTFLYIGYLSLFFVIEPYWSQVI; translated from the coding sequence ATGGCAGACCCATCGGTCACGCTCTTCGGGCCGCTCGACACGCTGCTCGCCCCCTACATCGAGTGGGCGCTCCTGGCGATGATCCTTCTGAACTTCCTCAGTCGGCGCGTCGCGCACAGCGCCCACAGACGACGGGCCGACGACGGTGCCGACGCCATCTCGTGGCACCCGTTCCACGCGTTCACGTCGTGGGGGCTGGTGCTGTTGAGCTTCTACTTCCTCACGCTCCACGCCCACGCCGGTATGGTGCTGTCCGCGCTCGTCCTCGGGACGTTCGTCGCGGACTTCTTCGAGGTCGAGGCTCGGAAGGTCGAGGTCCGCGAAGGGCTGGACCTCGAGATGCCGAAGGGGGCGACGGTGGCCGCGACGCTCACGTTCCTCTACATCGGCTACCTCAGTCTCTTCTTCGTCATCGAGCCCTACTGGTCGCAGGTCATCTGA
- a CDS encoding NAD(P)/FAD-dependent oxidoreductase — MSQRVAVVGGGPAGLTAAIYTARAGLETTVFDAGEPILARNAHLENVPGFPAGVNARTFLEATREQARRAGVEFVDERVERVTRADGGFRLDAEEAHEADFVVAASWPDVSYLDDFELERIERGSKTMLSVDEFARTEVEGLYAAGRVARQYHQAVVAAGHGATAGLAVVEDSDEPIYHDWVAPEGYFTGRDRDVPPGCVEIDEAEREEREAESLRALSAFAAADPPTMHPSVDDED, encoded by the coding sequence ATGAGCCAACGAGTCGCAGTCGTCGGCGGCGGTCCGGCGGGACTGACCGCGGCTATCTACACCGCACGCGCCGGCCTCGAGACGACCGTCTTCGACGCCGGGGAGCCGATTCTCGCCAGGAACGCCCACCTCGAGAACGTGCCCGGCTTCCCGGCCGGCGTGAACGCGCGGACGTTCCTCGAGGCGACCCGCGAGCAGGCTCGCAGAGCCGGCGTGGAGTTCGTGGACGAGCGCGTCGAACGCGTCACTCGAGCGGACGGTGGCTTCCGTCTGGACGCCGAGGAGGCCCACGAGGCCGACTTCGTCGTCGCCGCCTCGTGGCCCGACGTCTCCTACCTCGACGACTTCGAACTGGAGCGCATCGAACGCGGGTCGAAGACGATGCTCTCCGTCGACGAATTCGCCCGCACCGAGGTCGAGGGGCTCTACGCCGCGGGTCGCGTCGCTAGACAGTACCACCAGGCGGTCGTCGCCGCCGGCCACGGTGCGACCGCCGGCTTGGCCGTCGTCGAGGACAGCGACGAACCCATCTACCACGACTGGGTCGCCCCCGAGGGCTACTTCACGGGCCGCGACCGCGACGTCCCGCCGGGCTGTGTGGAGATCGACGAGGCGGAACGGGAGGAGCGAGAGGCCGAGAGCCTGCGGGCGCTGTCGGCGTTCGCGGCTGCCGACCCGCCGACGATGCACCCGAGCGTCGACGACGAGGACTGA
- a CDS encoding DUF7318 family protein, protein MSSKGSNYGDIHRYEPARESTAATITIVLLTLIEIVFVALFTYGLVAGWGYDPVGNMYLGFLLAAIFIDLSFVLLLYRKEFLPDVMIVKKRRRKWEDLYVREDQVDGVDTVGSTVEQFKQAVYPFYKK, encoded by the coding sequence ATGTCCTCGAAAGGAAGCAACTACGGCGACATCCACCGCTACGAGCCCGCCCGCGAGAGCACGGCAGCCACGATCACCATCGTCCTGCTGACGCTCATCGAGATCGTGTTCGTCGCGCTGTTCACGTACGGCCTCGTCGCGGGCTGGGGGTACGACCCGGTCGGGAACATGTACCTCGGGTTCCTGCTCGCGGCCATCTTCATTGACCTCTCGTTCGTCCTCCTGCTGTACCGCAAGGAGTTCCTCCCGGACGTGATGATCGTGAAGAAGCGCCGCCGGAAGTGGGAAGACCTCTACGTGCGCGAAGACCAGGTCGACGGCGTCGACACGGTCGGCAGCACCGTCGAACAGTTCAAGCAGGCAGTCTACCCGTTCTACAAGAAATAA
- a CDS encoding ubiquinol-cytochrome c reductase iron-sulfur subunit: MAEDDKYPESSGRRRFVKGVVGSAGMAGVGAGGVATLNAITNPTGAGGGQTTYFGVENTAGPAPRSMPIVPLEIDDEGNLRGVYPDIQEVEQQGQTVEVARMELGGITYEVDWFQYCGVQEYQGLQPGYEGDNYFRYSGGPSSYDWQPTSGQVNVEDFQDYETWTNDIGDEGIGKPALASWRSENVDNTIPIQIIRSSRIEEKIQSESGEAIDFLEAATQDGFIAILNKCTHFCCVPGFRSSTYQSADNNIYCPCHQSIYDPFSIVMERFIAFPRPEE, encoded by the coding sequence ATGGCTGAAGACGACAAATATCCAGAGAGTTCGGGGCGTCGCCGGTTCGTCAAAGGCGTCGTCGGCAGCGCCGGGATGGCCGGCGTCGGCGCCGGCGGCGTCGCGACGTTGAACGCCATCACGAACCCGACAGGCGCAGGCGGTGGACAGACGACCTACTTCGGCGTCGAGAACACGGCGGGTCCGGCCCCACGCTCGATGCCGATCGTCCCCCTCGAGATCGACGACGAGGGGAACCTCCGGGGAGTCTACCCGGACATCCAGGAGGTCGAACAGCAGGGACAGACCGTGGAGGTCGCCCGCATGGAACTCGGCGGCATCACATACGAGGTGGACTGGTTCCAGTACTGTGGCGTCCAGGAGTACCAGGGTCTCCAGCCGGGCTACGAGGGCGACAACTACTTCCGGTACTCCGGTGGCCCGAGTTCCTACGACTGGCAGCCGACGTCGGGGCAGGTGAACGTCGAGGACTTCCAGGACTACGAGACGTGGACGAACGACATCGGCGACGAGGGCATCGGGAAGCCCGCGCTCGCGTCCTGGCGCTCGGAGAACGTCGACAACACCATCCCCATCCAGATCATCCGGAGCAGTCGCATCGAGGAGAAGATCCAGAGCGAGAGCGGGGAGGCCATCGACTTCCTCGAGGCCGCGACACAGGACGGCTTCATCGCCATCCTGAACAAGTGTACGCACTTCTGCTGCGTGCCGGGCTTCCGCTCGTCGACGTACCAGAGCGCGGACAACAACATCTACTGTCCGTGCCACCAGTCGATCTACGACCCGTTCAGCATCGTGATGGAGCGCTTTATCGCGTTCCCGCGCCCGGAGGAATGA
- a CDS encoding cytochrome b: MSIERKDDHDHEAWIEEKDLTPIETTFLTVLVWLDKRLRIVDYLELLETLYYRVNLQMPKSHTEQYNLDNKFWYWYPLYSLGFFSTLAYVVAAISGALLGFYYSPSAAAGACNIESGTVAYCTVAGIMTDLNFGFMLRSLHRWSAQVMTAAVFLHMLRVYFTGAYKEPREVNWLIGIILLSLTMVFGYTGYLLPWDQLAFWAGQIGVEMSLSIPLIGEWVAQLMFGGFSLGQATLQRMYILHVFLLPFVVTAVIGVHLGLVWMQGIAEPH, encoded by the coding sequence ATGAGCATCGAACGCAAGGACGACCACGACCACGAAGCCTGGATCGAGGAGAAGGACCTGACGCCGATAGAGACGACGTTCCTCACGGTGCTGGTCTGGCTGGACAAGCGACTCCGCATCGTGGACTACCTGGAGCTCCTGGAGACGCTGTACTACCGGGTCAACCTCCAGATGCCCAAGAGCCACACGGAGCAGTACAACCTCGACAACAAGTTCTGGTACTGGTATCCGCTGTACTCCCTCGGGTTCTTCTCGACGCTCGCGTACGTCGTCGCCGCCATCTCCGGCGCGCTACTCGGGTTCTACTACTCGCCGTCCGCGGCAGCGGGCGCGTGTAACATCGAGAGCGGGACGGTCGCGTACTGTACCGTCGCCGGCATCATGACTGACCTGAACTTCGGGTTCATGCTCCGGAGCCTCCACCGGTGGTCCGCACAGGTGATGACCGCCGCGGTGTTCCTCCACATGCTCCGCGTCTACTTCACGGGCGCGTACAAGGAGCCCCGCGAGGTCAACTGGCTCATCGGCATCATCCTGCTCAGCCTGACGATGGTGTTCGGCTACACGGGCTACCTGCTCCCGTGGGACCAGCTGGCGTTCTGGGCCGGACAGATCGGCGTCGAGATGAGCCTCTCCATCCCGCTCATCGGCGAGTGGGTGGCACAGCTGATGTTCGGCGGCTTCTCGCTCGGACAGGCGACGCTCCAGAGAATGTACATCCTGCACGTGTTCCTCCTCCCGTTCGTGGTGACGGCCGTCATCGGCGTCCACCTCGGGCTGGTGTGGATGCAGGGAATCGCGGAACCCCACTAG
- a CDS encoding MTH865 family protein, giving the protein MSDVEAELREELTEAFSGADFPVKNQMGLVPALPNGPATTFEAGDKSFTAMELATKLSSRAEFPYDNVDSLVDDVIAGLKDEGDL; this is encoded by the coding sequence ATGTCAGACGTCGAAGCCGAACTCCGCGAGGAACTCACCGAAGCGTTCTCGGGCGCCGACTTCCCGGTCAAGAACCAGATGGGTCTCGTCCCCGCGCTCCCCAACGGCCCGGCCACCACCTTCGAGGCCGGCGACAAGTCCTTCACTGCGATGGAGCTCGCCACGAAGCTCTCCAGCCGCGCCGAGTTCCCCTACGACAACGTCGACTCGCTCGTCGACGACGTCATCGCGGGGCTGAAGGACGAAGGCGACCTCTGA